A portion of the uncultured Bacteroides sp. genome contains these proteins:
- a CDS encoding metallophosphoesterase, whose translation MKKKNTIIYSFCSLLLFSSCELIDYHPYDVRITGETGINAKNIAKIEANCKEKTTIRFVAMGDSQRWYDETEDFVKHVNKRNDIDFVIHGGDISDFGVTDEFLWQRDIMNKLNVPYVALIGNHDVLGTGEEVYTKVFGATDFAFIAGNVKFICLNTNAIEYDYSNPIPNFGFIENELTNRKDEFQKTVFSMHVRPFAEEFNNNVARAFDWYTREFPGLQFCTVAHDHKLSADDLFDNGIMYYGSDCMEHRNYLVFTITPTGYEYEVVYF comes from the coding sequence ATGAAGAAGAAAAATACTATTATCTATTCCTTCTGTTCGCTGTTGCTATTCTCCTCTTGCGAACTGATCGATTATCATCCGTATGATGTACGTATTACCGGTGAGACAGGCATAAATGCCAAAAACATTGCAAAGATAGAAGCTAATTGCAAAGAAAAAACAACGATCCGATTTGTAGCCATGGGCGATTCTCAACGCTGGTATGACGAAACGGAGGATTTTGTGAAACACGTAAATAAGCGCAATGATATTGATTTTGTGATTCATGGTGGAGACATATCCGACTTTGGAGTAACAGATGAGTTTCTATGGCAACGGGACATTATGAATAAGCTAAATGTTCCTTACGTTGCTCTTATCGGTAATCATGATGTTCTGGGTACTGGTGAAGAAGTATATACGAAGGTTTTCGGGGCAACAGATTTTGCCTTTATTGCGGGAAACGTTAAGTTTATCTGCCTAAACACGAATGCCATTGAATATGACTATTCAAATCCGATACCTAACTTTGGCTTTATTGAAAACGAGCTAACAAATAGAAAAGATGAATTTCAGAAGACCGTATTTTCAATGCACGTACGTCCATTTGCCGAAGAATTTAATAACAACGTAGCACGTGCCTTTGACTGGTATACCAGAGAATTTCCGGGATTACAATTCTGTACCGTAGCTCACGATCATAAATTGAGTGCCGATGATTTATTTGATAACGGTATTATGTACTATGGAAGTGATTGTATGGAACATCGAAATTATCTAGTATTTACTATTACTCCAACAGGATATGAATATGAAGTGGTCTACTTTTAA
- a CDS encoding HAD family phosphatase: MDKKNTIAALFDFDGVVMDTEGQYTIFWNEQGKKYLDIVDFGRLIKGQTLTQIYDKYFGGLNDIQLQIRKDLNLFEENMVYEYIPGVELFLADLRRNEVKIAVVTSSDEKKMANVYRAHPTLCEKFDHIITANLFTHSKPHPECFLLGMQLLGATAENTFVFEDSFHGLQAGISSGATVVGLATTNSREAIADKAHLVIDNFLEMSFDELTKLRRR; this comes from the coding sequence ATGGATAAGAAGAATACGATTGCTGCGTTGTTTGATTTCGATGGAGTTGTGATGGATACTGAGGGGCAATATACGATCTTTTGGAATGAACAAGGTAAAAAGTATCTTGATATTGTTGATTTTGGTCGGCTGATCAAAGGGCAAACTTTAACTCAGATATATGATAAATACTTTGGCGGTTTGAACGATATACAACTACAAATACGTAAAGATCTGAATTTATTCGAAGAGAATATGGTTTATGAATACATACCGGGAGTTGAGCTTTTTTTGGCAGACTTGCGACGTAATGAAGTAAAAATTGCTGTAGTGACAAGCTCAGACGAAAAAAAAATGGCTAATGTATACCGTGCGCATCCCACTTTGTGCGAAAAGTTCGATCATATTATTACTGCAAATCTTTTCACTCATTCCAAACCTCATCCGGAGTGTTTTCTTTTGGGCATGCAGTTGTTGGGCGCAACGGCTGAAAACACGTTCGTTTTTGAAGACTCTTTTCATGGTTTGCAAGCTGGCATCTCTTCCGGAGCTACCGTCGTTGGCTTAGCTACTACTAATTCTCGTGAAGCAATAGCGGATAAAGCGCATCTTGTTATTGATAATTTTCTAGAAATGAGTTTTGATGAACTGACTAAATTAAGAAGAAGGTAG
- a CDS encoding RelA/SpoT family protein, with translation MNAFFTKAEKTELLTLYKKLLQSAGDSIASEDAGKLKKYLILAADKNTLQRNNFGMNPIIRDMQTAVIVADEIGMKGSCLTGIMLHEIVKNNTITIETVKSDFGEDVASIIRGLVKANDLYSKSAAIESENFRNLLLSFAEDMRVILIMIADRVNIMRLIKNTENQEDRLKIANEAVYLYAPLAHKLGLYKLKSELEDLSLKYTQRETYYFIKDKLNETKSSRDTYIASFIEPIQKKVEEAGLKFDIKGRTKSIHSIWNKIQKQKTPFEGIYDLFAIRIILDADPDKEKQECWQVYSIVTDMYQPNPKRLRDWLSIPKSNGYESLHITVMGPEGKWVEVQIRTRRMDEIAERGLAAHWRYKGVKGETGLDEWLTSVREALENPDADSMKVMDQFKMDLYEDEVFVFTPKGDLFKLATGATVLDFAFHIHSKLGSKCIGAKVNGKNAQLKQKLNSGDQVEIMTSSTQTPKQDWLNIVTTSKARTKIRQALKEMVSKQHDFAKETIERKFKNRKMEYDEAVMMRLIKRMGFKTVTEFHQKIAEGSLEVNDLLDKYVEQQKRDNDSHDELVYRSAEGYNIQNQVDETAGKEDVLVIDQNLKGIDFKLAKCCNPIYGDEVFGFVTVSGGIKIHRHDCPNAHQMMERFGYRIVRARWAGKSQGAQYPITLRVVGHDDIGIVTNITSVISKENGITLRSIGIESNDGLFSGTLTIMVSDTGRLETLIKKLRTVKGVKQVNRS, from the coding sequence ATGAATGCGTTTTTCACAAAAGCAGAAAAAACAGAACTGCTTACTTTATATAAGAAGCTCTTGCAATCCGCCGGTGACAGCATTGCCTCCGAGGACGCAGGAAAGCTGAAAAAATATCTCATACTAGCTGCTGACAAGAATACGCTGCAGCGCAATAATTTCGGAATGAATCCCATCATCCGGGATATGCAAACGGCCGTAATCGTAGCCGATGAGATAGGGATGAAAGGTTCTTGCCTCACGGGTATCATGTTGCACGAGATTGTTAAAAACAACACCATTACAATTGAAACAGTTAAGTCTGATTTCGGAGAGGATGTGGCAAGTATCATTAGAGGCTTAGTAAAGGCAAATGATTTATACTCCAAGAGTGCAGCTATTGAGTCCGAGAACTTCCGCAATCTTTTGCTTTCATTTGCCGAAGATATGCGAGTAATCTTGATTATGATTGCCGATCGGGTGAACATTATGCGGCTCATAAAAAACACTGAAAACCAGGAGGACCGTTTAAAGATAGCTAACGAGGCAGTTTATCTGTACGCTCCCTTGGCACATAAGTTAGGGCTCTATAAGTTAAAGTCTGAATTGGAAGATCTTTCCTTAAAATACACGCAACGAGAAACTTATTATTTCATAAAAGATAAACTCAATGAGACAAAGTCTTCCCGAGATACCTATATTGCTTCGTTCATCGAACCAATTCAGAAAAAAGTAGAAGAAGCCGGATTAAAATTTGATATTAAAGGAAGAACAAAGTCCATACATTCCATCTGGAACAAAATACAAAAGCAGAAAACGCCTTTTGAAGGTATATACGACTTATTCGCTATCCGCATCATTCTTGATGCAGACCCTGACAAGGAAAAACAAGAGTGTTGGCAAGTGTACTCCATTGTCACAGATATGTATCAACCTAATCCAAAAAGGTTGCGCGACTGGCTTTCCATACCCAAAAGTAATGGTTATGAATCCTTGCACATCACTGTGATGGGCCCCGAAGGAAAATGGGTGGAAGTACAAATCCGTACCCGCCGTATGGATGAGATAGCCGAACGAGGATTGGCTGCTCACTGGAGATACAAGGGCGTTAAAGGAGAAACGGGACTGGATGAATGGCTAACTTCCGTTCGCGAGGCCCTCGAAAATCCTGATGCTGACTCAATGAAAGTGATGGATCAGTTTAAGATGGATCTATATGAAGATGAAGTCTTTGTGTTTACCCCTAAAGGTGATTTGTTTAAACTGGCCACTGGTGCCACTGTACTCGATTTTGCTTTTCACATACATAGCAAACTGGGAAGTAAGTGTATTGGAGCAAAAGTAAATGGTAAGAACGCACAACTAAAACAAAAGCTGAACAGCGGAGATCAAGTGGAAATAATGACATCGAGCACCCAAACTCCGAAGCAAGACTGGTTGAATATTGTTACCACCTCGAAGGCAAGAACCAAAATCCGTCAGGCACTCAAAGAAATGGTTTCCAAGCAACACGATTTTGCCAAAGAAACCATTGAACGTAAGTTCAAAAACCGTAAAATGGAGTATGACGAAGCAGTGATGATGCGTCTCATCAAGCGGATGGGATTCAAAACCGTTACAGAATTCCACCAGAAAATAGCAGAAGGTTCTTTGGAAGTAAATGATCTTTTGGATAAATACGTGGAACAACAAAAGCGGGACAACGATTCGCATGATGAACTCGTATATCGTAGTGCCGAAGGGTATAACATACAGAATCAAGTAGATGAAACGGCCGGAAAGGAAGATGTATTGGTTATCGATCAGAATCTAAAAGGCATCGACTTCAAACTGGCCAAATGTTGTAATCCGATCTATGGCGATGAGGTGTTCGGATTCGTGACCGTATCGGGAGGAATAAAAATCCACCGCCACGATTGCCCTAATGCACATCAGATGATGGAACGTTTTGGTTACCGCATAGTGAGAGCACGTTGGGCCGGTAAGTCACAAGGTGCACAATATCCCATCACGCTTCGTGTAGTGGGCCACGATGATATTGGTATTGTTACTAACATTACTTCCGTCATATCCAAAGAAAATGGTATCACATTGCGCTCCATCGGCATTGAATCTAATGATGGTCTCTTCTCTGGTACTCTTACGATCATGGTGAGCGATACCGGCCGACTCGAAACATTAATAAAGAAATTGAGAACTGTGAAAGGAGTGAAACAGGTAAACAGAAGCTAA
- a CDS encoding MATE family efflux transporter codes for MSQQNNPHTLGTKSIGKLLLQYSIPAIIGMTLTSLYNIIDSIFIGHGVGPMAISGLAITFPFMNLVMAFCTLVAGGGATISSIRLGERNLDGATSVLGNTLMLCIINAFFFGTISFIFLDDILLFFGASKVTLPYARDFMQVILIGTPISYLMIGLNNVMRATGYPKKAMMTSMVTVIANVILAPIFIFHFHWGIRGAATATVLSQFIGMVWVLSHFINQKSYVHLRCDFWRMNIRIVGQIFSIGMAPFLMNLCTCTIVIVINVSLQKYGGDMAIGAYGIINRLMTLFVMTVMGLTMGLQPIIGYNYGAKKMQRVKEALRLGIICGVTITSSGFLICELFPHAVSAMFTDNNELINMAAAGLRITIMLFPFVGCQIVISNFFQSIGKVKVSIFLSLSRQLVYLLPFLLILPHKYGVSGVWESMPMSDFFAFFTAVACLAIYLRRNASHYATIE; via the coding sequence ATGTCACAACAAAACAATCCGCATACACTTGGGACTAAAAGCATCGGAAAGCTACTGTTACAATATTCCATACCGGCCATTATCGGTATGACGCTTACTTCACTCTATAACATCATTGATAGCATTTTCATTGGACATGGCGTTGGGCCTATGGCTATTTCCGGTCTTGCTATTACTTTTCCTTTCATGAATTTGGTGATGGCGTTTTGCACCCTTGTGGCAGGTGGAGGGGCTACAATTTCCTCCATACGTTTAGGAGAAAGAAACCTTGACGGAGCTACATCCGTATTAGGAAACACGTTGATGCTCTGCATCATAAATGCTTTTTTTTTCGGCACGATTTCTTTTATCTTTCTAGATGACATACTACTCTTTTTCGGTGCAAGCAAAGTAACATTGCCTTATGCGCGAGATTTTATGCAGGTAATTCTCATTGGAACACCGATCTCCTATCTCATGATCGGGCTCAACAACGTGATGCGTGCTACCGGATATCCTAAAAAAGCGATGATGACATCAATGGTCACCGTGATAGCAAACGTGATCCTTGCTCCGATTTTCATTTTTCACTTCCATTGGGGGATACGTGGAGCAGCCACAGCTACTGTCTTATCTCAATTTATCGGTATGGTATGGGTGCTAAGTCACTTCATCAATCAAAAAAGCTACGTACATTTAAGATGCGATTTCTGGAGAATGAATATTCGCATAGTAGGCCAGATTTTTTCTATTGGCATGGCACCTTTCCTTATGAATTTATGTACATGTACCATTGTTATCGTAATCAATGTGAGCTTGCAAAAATATGGAGGAGATATGGCCATCGGTGCTTATGGTATTATCAACCGTCTGATGACACTTTTTGTCATGACCGTAATGGGGCTGACAATGGGTCTACAACCCATTATCGGTTACAATTATGGCGCAAAGAAGATGCAACGTGTCAAAGAAGCTTTACGCTTAGGTATCATTTGCGGTGTAACCATCACCAGTAGTGGTTTTCTTATCTGCGAACTATTTCCACATGCAGTTTCGGCCATGTTTACCGATAACAATGAATTAATAAATATGGCAGCAGCCGGGCTACGAATCACCATCATGCTGTTTCCTTTTGTTGGTTGCCAGATCGTAATATCAAATTTCTTCCAAAGCATAGGAAAAGTAAAGGTGAGTATTTTCCTTTCACTTTCCCGTCAACTGGTATATCTGCTACCATTCTTACTGATCCTCCCTCATAAATATGGAGTTAGCGGAGTGTGGGAAAGCATGCCAATGTCAGATTTCTTTGCCTTCTTTACCGCTGTTGCTTGTCTGGCTATCTATCTACGCCGTAATGCTAGCCACTACGCTACCATCGAATAA
- a CDS encoding MFS transporter, giving the protein MRKSNTKGLLSSSYLQICLGNFLLFVARYMLLPVLPSVMANRLGTSLALTGTLFIFLTAGMFVVGPFYSYLLDAYKRKYVCVLSFALMLSATVGCTLATTTTELLLLCVVHGMAFGLATTSNITLAIDLTTPNRRSVSNVLFGWTSRLGMMTGIAAGIYLFMLEGFYTVIYVSLAVGGLGILLLLMLYVPFRAPIGTKLCTTDRFLLFRGRIPMLNMILIAFVVGILIPLVPHTFRCVEVMGIIIPFFAVVGLGFFFSVLFVKLWLKKEHIREQIIIGLIVIIGSIGLLIFPIAYLGIALAAVLLGIGLGLATPEFLLMFIKLSQHCQRGTANTTHLLAWETGISLGVAVTCYFTLHVSGSPTIPYRISLASALLALAFFIFITYPYFKKKRIR; this is encoded by the coding sequence ATGAGAAAGAGCAATACTAAAGGATTACTGTCTTCGAGCTACCTGCAAATTTGTTTGGGCAATTTTCTATTGTTCGTAGCTCGATACATGTTACTTCCTGTACTTCCTAGTGTGATGGCCAATAGGTTGGGGACATCGTTGGCTCTTACAGGCACTCTATTTATTTTTCTCACAGCAGGCATGTTTGTTGTAGGTCCTTTTTACAGCTACCTGCTAGATGCCTACAAGCGGAAATATGTATGCGTGCTTTCTTTTGCTTTGATGCTGTCGGCTACTGTAGGGTGCACACTAGCTACTACGACTACGGAATTATTGCTTTTGTGTGTTGTGCATGGCATGGCTTTCGGATTGGCTACTACTTCAAACATTACACTGGCCATTGATTTAACTACCCCTAACCGTCGCAGTGTGAGCAATGTTCTGTTTGGATGGACTTCTCGCTTAGGTATGATGACCGGTATTGCTGCGGGTATATATTTGTTTATGCTCGAAGGATTCTACACGGTTATTTATGTTTCGCTAGCTGTAGGCGGTTTAGGTATATTATTGTTATTGATGCTTTATGTACCTTTTCGAGCACCTATTGGCACGAAGCTTTGTACCACAGATCGCTTTCTGCTGTTTCGTGGCAGGATACCTATGCTGAACATGATCCTTATTGCATTTGTGGTTGGTATACTTATCCCTTTAGTTCCTCATACTTTTCGTTGTGTAGAAGTAATGGGCATTATTATTCCATTCTTTGCCGTGGTTGGATTGGGCTTTTTTTTCTCAGTATTGTTCGTGAAACTGTGGCTTAAGAAAGAACATATCCGGGAGCAAATAATCATCGGATTGATTGTTATAATAGGATCCATTGGGTTATTGATTTTTCCTATTGCTTATCTCGGTATAGCTTTGGCTGCAGTTCTATTAGGCATTGGCTTGGGGTTGGCTACTCCTGAATTTCTACTGATGTTCATAAAGTTGTCTCAGCACTGCCAACGCGGTACAGCAAATACCACCCACTTACTAGCTTGGGAAACAGGAATCTCATTGGGAGTGGCTGTTACCTGTTACTTCACACTACATGTAAGTGGTTCCCCAACGATTCCCTATCGCATTAGTCTGGCATCGGCATTGCTAGCACTTGCCTTCTTCATTTTTATTACGTATCCTTATTTTAAGAAGAAAAGAATTCGATAA
- the panB gene encoding 3-methyl-2-oxobutanoate hydroxymethyltransferase, giving the protein MAGYISDDTRKVTTHRLIEMKERGEKISMLTSYDFTTAKIVDGAGIDVILVGDSASNVMAGNVTTLPITLDQMIYHGKSVVRAVNRAMVVVDMPFGSYQGNSKEGLASAIRIMKESHADALKLEGGEEILETVNRILCAGIPIMGHLGLMPQSINKYGTYTVRAKDEVEAEKLIRDAHLLEEAGCFGLVLEKIPANLAERVAKELTIPVIGIGAGGKVDGQVLVIQDMLGMSQGFSPRFLRRYADLHTIMTDAIQQYVTDVKSSDFPNEKEQY; this is encoded by the coding sequence ATGGCTGGTTATATATCAGATGATACAAGGAAGGTGACAACTCATCGCCTTATTGAAATGAAAGAAAGAGGTGAGAAGATATCAATGCTTACCTCCTATGACTTTACTACCGCAAAGATTGTAGATGGTGCAGGCATTGACGTAATTCTGGTAGGCGACTCTGCATCCAACGTGATGGCAGGTAACGTAACAACTCTTCCCATTACTCTTGATCAGATGATTTATCATGGTAAGTCGGTGGTCCGTGCGGTGAATCGTGCAATGGTGGTGGTAGATATGCCTTTCGGTTCTTATCAAGGAAACTCAAAAGAGGGATTGGCTTCTGCTATCCGTATTATGAAGGAAAGTCATGCTGATGCATTGAAACTGGAAGGTGGCGAAGAGATTCTCGAAACGGTTAATCGCATTCTTTGTGCGGGGATTCCTATTATGGGACACTTAGGCTTGATGCCACAATCAATAAATAAATATGGTACTTATACTGTGCGTGCTAAAGATGAAGTTGAAGCTGAAAAGTTGATACGTGACGCACATCTTCTGGAAGAGGCGGGATGCTTTGGACTAGTATTGGAAAAGATTCCGGCTAACTTAGCAGAGCGTGTAGCCAAGGAACTGACTATTCCTGTGATTGGTATCGGTGCCGGAGGGAAAGTAGACGGACAGGTACTGGTTATTCAGGATATGCTGGGTATGAGCCAAGGATTCAGTCCTCGTTTCTTACGTCGATATGCAGATTTGCATACGATTATGACAGATGCTATTCAACAATATGTAACAGATGTAAAGAGCTCTGATTTCCCAAATGAGAAAGAGCAATACTAA
- a CDS encoding Crp/Fnr family transcriptional regulator — translation MLEELLSNPLFHNINAAELHKNFDGMMYRQKVFDKGEILAHQGDVCNRLIILTKGSVRGEMIDYSGRLIKIEDIAAPRAIAPLFLFGAANHYPVEVTANEITETIIIPRESILKLFRRNETFLENYMNISANYAHTLSDKLFFLSFKTIRQKLASYLLRLSGQSSCFLMDRSQQELADYFGISRPSLARELGHMQDDGLILADRKQITILNKEILKQLIK, via the coding sequence ATGCTAGAAGAATTACTCTCGAATCCACTTTTTCATAATATCAATGCCGCAGAACTTCACAAAAACTTTGACGGAATGATGTATCGTCAAAAAGTATTTGATAAAGGGGAAATACTTGCTCACCAAGGTGATGTATGCAATCGACTTATTATTCTCACAAAAGGCAGTGTACGCGGAGAAATGATTGATTATTCTGGCCGTTTAATAAAAATAGAAGATATTGCTGCACCTCGTGCTATAGCACCACTTTTTCTTTTTGGCGCTGCCAATCATTACCCGGTAGAAGTAACGGCTAACGAAATTACAGAAACAATTATTATTCCTCGAGAAAGCATCTTAAAACTGTTTCGCCGAAACGAAACTTTTTTGGAAAACTACATGAATATCTCGGCTAATTATGCTCATACATTGTCGGACAAACTATTCTTCCTATCTTTTAAAACCATCCGACAAAAGTTAGCTTCGTATTTACTGCGCCTCTCAGGACAAAGCAGCTGTTTTTTGATGGATCGTTCACAACAGGAACTGGCCGATTATTTCGGTATATCTCGTCCTTCATTGGCCAGAGAGCTGGGGCACATGCAAGATGACGGTCTCATACTTGCAGACAGAAAACAAATTACGATTCTAAATAAGGAAATTTTAAAGCAACTCATAAAGTAA
- a CDS encoding glycoside hydrolase N-terminal domain-containing protein gives MYAEESKKLISQVNNMLWYDKPATQWEETLPLGNGRLGMMPDGGVEKEHIVLNDITMWSGSEANYNNPEASSYLPNIRELLFQGKNKKAQEMMYQHFVPVKPKKGGTYGTYQMLGNLDIEYYYNTPSPSKAYKRFLDLEQGLCATHFTKGLNYVRTYFVSRSKDAMAIRMSTPLNPGEKQISFLAQLSRPERATVKVSGDTLIMEGSLDSGKEGQEGIRFIVKMVVNAPKGSISVSEKGIEVQNADVATIYLSAATSFENKEYRRQADRQLKEIAAYPYSELKKEYISDYQKLFKRTSLFIGKEGYANDAEGPWQLPTDERIRRFQKTDDPALAALYYNYGRYLLISSTRPGSLPPNLQGLWANECSTPWNGDYHLNINVQMNHWPVEQGNLSELHLPLIELTKGLVKSGELTAKAFYGKDAKGWVAHMMTNVWQFTAPGEHPSWGATNTGGAWLCAHLWEHYLYSGNKEYLKEIYPVIKGASEFFLSTMVKEPKHGWLVTAPTSSPENSFYIGDDKTPISVCMGPTMDTELVNELYSNVIEAARILGVDSNYRRQLESARKQLPPLQISKEGYLMEWLEDYKETDIHHRHVSHLYGLHPGNQITLTKTPELAEACRSTLNRRGDEGTGWSRAWKINFWARLGDGNRAYKLFKSLLTPAYAPETPNQRGGGTFPNLFCSHPPFQMDGNWGGTSGIGEMLLQSQDGFIDFLPALPESWKEGSFQGLKVRGGAIVNLYWKDGQAASGTIKATEANNFKIKIPKGISSVKVISGKRAQTYKNPITFFDLKLSKNEQVELVFETFKGTL, from the coding sequence ATGTATGCCGAAGAGAGTAAAAAACTTATTTCGCAAGTAAACAATATGTTGTGGTATGACAAACCGGCTACTCAATGGGAAGAAACATTGCCTTTAGGTAACGGACGATTGGGGATGATGCCCGACGGAGGTGTTGAAAAAGAACATATTGTGTTGAATGATATCACCATGTGGAGCGGATCGGAAGCAAATTACAATAATCCGGAAGCTTCTTCTTATTTGCCAAATATCAGAGAGCTCCTATTTCAAGGTAAAAATAAGAAGGCACAAGAAATGATGTACCAACACTTCGTTCCTGTAAAGCCAAAGAAAGGTGGTACATACGGAACTTATCAGATGTTGGGTAATCTGGATATTGAATATTATTACAATACGCCCTCACCAAGCAAAGCATACAAGCGTTTTTTAGACTTGGAGCAGGGCCTATGTGCCACACACTTCACCAAAGGCCTCAATTATGTACGCACCTACTTTGTGTCACGTTCCAAAGATGCTATGGCTATTCGTATGAGCACTCCGCTCAATCCCGGCGAAAAGCAAATTTCCTTCTTGGCGCAGTTAAGCCGTCCCGAGCGAGCAACAGTGAAAGTTTCAGGTGACACGCTGATCATGGAAGGAAGCTTGGATAGTGGAAAAGAAGGGCAAGAAGGTATTCGTTTTATCGTAAAAATGGTCGTTAATGCTCCTAAAGGATCTATCAGTGTATCGGAGAAAGGCATAGAAGTCCAAAACGCTGATGTAGCCACCATCTATCTATCTGCTGCTACTAGTTTTGAAAACAAGGAATACCGTCGGCAAGCCGATCGACAGTTGAAAGAAATAGCAGCCTACCCCTACAGTGAACTAAAAAAAGAATACATTAGCGATTACCAGAAGCTTTTTAAACGCACTTCGCTCTTCATCGGAAAAGAGGGTTATGCCAATGATGCCGAAGGACCCTGGCAACTGCCTACCGACGAACGTATCCGTCGTTTCCAAAAGACAGATGATCCTGCACTAGCGGCACTTTACTACAACTATGGACGCTATCTACTCATCAGTAGCACCCGTCCGGGATCACTCCCACCCAACTTACAAGGATTATGGGCCAATGAATGCAGCACCCCATGGAATGGTGATTATCACCTAAACATCAATGTGCAAATGAATCATTGGCCTGTGGAACAAGGTAACTTGTCCGAGCTACATCTACCATTAATTGAGTTGACCAAAGGATTAGTGAAGAGTGGAGAACTCACTGCAAAAGCTTTTTATGGCAAAGACGCTAAAGGTTGGGTGGCACACATGATGACCAACGTATGGCAATTTACCGCACCGGGTGAACATCCTTCATGGGGAGCCACAAATACGGGTGGCGCATGGCTCTGTGCACATTTATGGGAACACTATCTCTACTCTGGAAATAAAGAATATCTAAAGGAAATATACCCCGTAATCAAAGGTGCCTCCGAATTTTTCCTCTCTACCATGGTGAAAGAACCCAAGCACGGATGGTTGGTCACTGCCCCTACTTCATCGCCCGAAAATTCTTTTTATATAGGTGATGACAAAACACCTATCAGTGTATGCATGGGACCAACGATGGATACTGAGCTGGTGAATGAACTCTACTCCAACGTAATAGAAGCTGCTCGCATTTTGGGTGTCGACAGTAATTATAGACGCCAGTTGGAAAGTGCACGCAAGCAACTTCCGCCACTGCAAATAAGCAAAGAGGGCTATCTGATGGAATGGTTGGAAGATTATAAAGAAACAGACATACACCATCGGCACGTATCTCATTTATACGGTTTGCATCCAGGCAATCAGATCACACTGACAAAAACACCTGAATTGGCAGAAGCTTGCCGCTCAACGCTCAATCGCCGTGGCGACGAAGGTACAGGTTGGAGCCGCGCGTGGAAGATCAATTTTTGGGCACGCTTAGGTGATGGTAACCGGGCATACAAGCTATTTAAAAGTTTGTTGACTCCCGCCTATGCTCCCGAAACGCCTAACCAGCGAGGAGGAGGAACTTTTCCCAATCTATTTTGTTCGCACCCACCTTTCCAGATGGATGGCAATTGGGGAGGTACATCAGGCATTGGAGAGATGTTATTGCAAAGTCAGGATGGCTTCATAGACTTCTTGCCTGCACTGCCGGAATCATGGAAAGAAGGAAGTTTCCAAGGATTAAAGGTGCGCGGAGGAGCGATCGTAAATCTATATTGGAAAGATGGGCAAGCAGCCTCAGGCACTATAAAAGCAACAGAAGCAAACAACTTCAAAATTAAAATACCAAAAGGAATTTCTTCAGTTAAAGTAATTAGTGGTAAACGAGCTCAAACATATAAAAACCCAATCACTTTTTTCGACCTGAAATTAAGCAAAAACGAACAAGTTGAATTGGTATTTGAAACTTTTAAAGGGACCTTATAA
- a CDS encoding diacylglycerol kinase family protein: protein MATTNIKTSATRNENDPIKEHERSKNRLIKFLKSFIYAEKGIISFLRTELNGWIHCCAIVVVTIAGFYFNINRMEWIAVLFCFGLVLAAEAINTAIERLVNLVSPQRNPAAGDVKDVAAGAVLICAITAAIIGLLIFIPYF, encoded by the coding sequence ATGGCAACAACCAATATCAAAACCTCAGCAACGCGGAATGAAAATGATCCTATTAAAGAGCACGAACGCTCTAAAAATAGGCTTATCAAATTTCTTAAAAGCTTCATTTATGCTGAAAAAGGAATCATCAGTTTTCTCCGTACAGAGCTTAACGGATGGATTCATTGTTGCGCTATCGTTGTGGTAACGATTGCAGGTTTCTATTTTAACATAAACAGAATGGAATGGATAGCCGTTCTTTTTTGCTTCGGATTGGTACTTGCCGCTGAAGCTATTAATACCGCTATCGAGCGCTTGGTGAACCTCGTTTCACCCCAAAGAAATCCTGCTGCAGGTGATGTAAAAGATGTGGCGGCAGGAGCCGTATTGATTTGTGCCATCACTGCTGCAATAATAGGATTACTAATCTTTATACCCTATTTCTAA